A window of Metopolophium dirhodum isolate CAU chromosome 6, ASM1992520v1, whole genome shotgun sequence genomic DNA:
ATGACCGTGTTGGATATGCGTGTGCCGCTACCAAATTTCGAGTCAGATCCCACGACCGTGTCGTTACCCAAATTACAGGTCAGGGCCAGCTTCAAGTTCTCGCCTATGTAGACGTTTCCGTACCTGAGGCTGTATTTGTCAACCACTTCCGGAACCTGGGGGTATGTCCACCGGTGCAACACGTCCCGGGTGACCCGCTGGTACGACGGCCAGTCGAACACCTCGCCAGCGTACCCATCTCCGTCCACCACATGGGCGTAGAGCGTGCTGTTCAATATCTCCTCGTTGATGAGCAACCCCTTGACGAAGTCGTCCTTGGTCTGGAAGTCAAAGTTGTCGGCGAACAGCGGCGGCACGGCCGTCGAACAGATGACAACGTTCGTGTCGACCAGGTCTCGCCTGATGTCCACCGTGCTGTCGAGCACCAGCTCCAGTGGCAGGCTGATCTTACCTCGGGCCCTGTTGTGAAACAGCACCCTGCCCGTGTCGGCGGCCAACACGATCGTCTGGTCCCCGACCGAGGCGGCGTTCGGGTCACCGGACCGTTGGTAGATAATGGTCATGACGGCGCCCCTGTCACCACTTTGCCGCAGGGTCTTGAAACGCTTGACGAGCGGCAACAGAGGCAGTTGGCCCACGACGTTGCCCCACAGCAGCACAAAGTCGTTTCGTATAAGCGCACATGAGTCCAAGTGCCGGAGCACGTCCCCAAACGACCGGCAGGTGTCCGATGTGGTGTAGACGACGTTCAGCCGACGGGCGCCGGTCGCGAGCTGTACGGAATCTTTGATGCGGTCTACGCTTCCACTGGAGCAGAACACGACAACGTCCACGATACCCGAAGACTCGAGCATGTCGAGCGTGTAGTGGAGCAGCGGCCGGTTGACGAGCGGCATCAGGCACGCGCTGTCCCCGTCGGCGGCCGGCCAGAAGTTCTTGTGGAAGAAGCTGGCCACCACCACGGCCTGCAGCACGTCCTGCTTTTGCACCTTGTTGGTGCTCATGGCGGACGAGCGACCAGGTTATGCTTGCTGCTCAGGAATTCCGGATGAAGACGTTGACGGAGTGGGTAAGGTCGACGAAGTATCCAGAGTCCAGACTTGGACTTCAGAGAGCTTCAGCGTTCGTCTCGCTGCgtactaattaatttttttgggcACTTTGACGCAATACGCTGATAACGCGCTAgactacaaaaaataatactgtggcgcgatagataatagataatattatatgaatatttcttATCTATGGTGATAACACGTACAAGACGTAAATACCACAGAATATCATAAACCAataaacctatttaaaaaacccataaaaaataaatagtttataggtctatggtaaaTACGGTTCCACCTAATAGCCGCGTTTTCGATTTGACAGAATAGTGAAAATATAGTGCACTGAAATTCCACTAGTACTACGCGCGTGTCGCACTAGTCTAATgctataaaatgttctataaatcgaataagaaaaaaacattattatcagatataaataataaatagtataattataaatttaactataatatgataaataggaAATTAGATGATAATTCTGAAAAActgttcatatttataaaatccaCCCATTGCAGTATAATTACACTGACAAAATAGGCGGTGCAGAGTTGCAGAAAGTGCGCACGATTATTGCCAGTGcaataaattgaatacaaaacaTTGCACCAGACTGGTGACACCAGTTCACAGAATATTGGCTAAATCGAATACGCTATCAACTTACGTCTGTGATCTGTCCATGTCTGCCCGACGACCCACTATACCCCAGTACTTTAATACTTTATGGAACTGA
This region includes:
- the LOC132946326 gene encoding translation initiation factor eIF-2B subunit epsilon, producing MSTNKVQKQDVLQAVVVASFFHKNFWPAADGDSACLMPLVNRPLLHYTLDMLESSGIVDVVVFCSSGSVDRIKDSVQLATGARRLNVVYTTSDTCRSFGDVLRHLDSCALIRNDFVLLWGNVVGQLPLLPLVKRFKTLRQSGDRGAVMTIIYQRSGDPNAASVGDQTIVLAADTGRVLFHNRARGKISLPLELVLDSTVDIRRDLVDTNVVICSTAVPPLFADNFDFQTKDDFVKGLLINEEILNSTLYAHVVDGDGYAGEVFDWPSYQRVTRDVLHRWTYPQVPEVVDKYSLRYGNVYIGENLKLALTCNLGNDTVVGSDSKFGSGTRISNTVIGKNCTIGNNVTIENSYIFNGVTIKDRSVIRFSVVGDNSMIKENSHITDSCILGSGVVIEPNIDMKQLRILSSDSTNKSKKLSAKAYAYNAEDDSDSEDDQDVKGLTFRKRTWSINSCSSSDDDTASVAASIPDDTCMFYSEVVDSLIRGFEDHVHCDNLILEINSSRYAYNINYREANFQVIRAMLTLNSKAELEALNQVRYYTQLQSKLDYFLPVLRNYIKSTDSCEDCLSAIEDIAKGEELLNTVIVKVIHHLYNMNILSEESILKWHEKEEDTQFAKTIREKANKLIDWLKDAEEETDSDDDDSS